Below is a window of bacterium DNA.
TGAACCGAAGCATGCTCGCACCGAATTGACATCTACTTTATTGTATGTCGACCGCATCCTTCGGCAACGTTCAATTCTCTTCCTGCTCTCCGATTTTCAGTCCGAAGGGTATTCCGATGCGTTGCGGAAAGTCGCTTCGCGCCACGATCTGGTCGCCGTCCATTTGTTAGATCAATGGGAAGAAAAACTTCCGAAACTCGGGTGGTTAAAGGTTTTTGATGCTGAAACCAAACAGGAGACATGGCTTAACACAAATAGTATTGATGTTCGTAATAAATGGAAGTCCGGCTTCCTAAAACAACGTGAATCAGTAGTAGAAACCCTCAAGAAAGCCAGGGTAGACCGTATCGAAGTGACGACCGATCAAGATGTAGTTCCGGTATTGACAAATTTCTTCCACCGCAGAGGACATCACCGATGATTCCTCGCAAAATAGTTCACAGTCGATTGTTGCTCGGTATCCTGTTATACTTGGGTATGCTGTTGCAGGCATCGTCGGCTTATGCACTCTCGGCAATGGCACGGGTATCCCGAACCTCGGCAACCGTCGCTGAAAGTTTGTCGATTTCCATTGAAGTACAAAATACTCCAGTCGGTATAACCCTTGAAGGTCCGTGGAATGGTACTGGGTGGGTAGCCCCCTTTGTATTGCTCCAAAGCTTGCCCCCTGTTCAAGAGGGAGGACTCTTCAAGTGGCAAGGAGTATTTGCCATTATCGACACCGGTGATCGGGTATTACCTGCGTTCGATATAATTTCGGTGAGTGGAAACGATACCCTTCACGCGAAAACCAATCCGATACCTATCTCAATTCGTTCAACCATCAAAGCCACTCCTGGGGATAACCTCGATACATTGCTGCAACCAGATCGGGCTCAAAAGTCAATTCCTCCATCTCTACTTGAATGGTTCCTTTGGGTAGGTTTACCAATTCTTATTGTAGGACTTTCTTATTTGTTATATCGATACATGAAGTATCGACAATCATTATTGCCACCACCACCGCCACCACCACCGCCATCTCCTGAGAAAGTAGCCTTTGAAAAGCTTTCAGTTATACGGACGGAAGCGAAATGGCAGCTTGGAGACATCAAGGGTTTCTCGACCGACTTGATTGAGACACTTAAAGAATATATCGAGCATCGCTTTAAGTATAACGCACTTGAAAAAACAACTTCTGAGTTGAGTGATCCGTCGGTCGGATCCACCTTAGGTGGCAATGAGCATCGGACATTTGTTTCACTGTTGAGCATCGCAGATGAGGTAAAATTTGCCCGTGGCGACTTAGCCGGAAATCGTTGTTTGGAAGGGATCAAACAGGCTGAGGATTTAGTAGGGATTTGGAGTATCCGTTGGCAGCAGGAGCAGGATCGTCTCCGACTGGAAGCCGAACGTAACCAACCGAAACAGACTGAGCATGTCGTTGTCGATGCAACACCACAATCAAACACGCTCAAACCGTTGGAGCCTTTGAAGCCACTTGATAAAACGAATACCAACACAAGTGTATTCAATGAGATAATGAAGGATGATTCCAATAGTAAGGAGCAAAAGCCATGATCCACTGGGATCAACCGGAAGCATTTCTGCTCTTTGTGCTGGTTGCGGCTTGGCTCTGGTTTGAGTGGCGGGTCGGAAGGTTTCGCGAACCTTCCCTCCGGGTACCGGCATTTCAGCCAATTCGTTCGATAGTGAATGGGAATAGTGATGCCGGTCGAAAGCTCATTTTATTTCTGCGAACCTTAGCGGTAATCGCCCTTGTACTTGCAATAGCACGACCACAAACAGTTTCGGGAGGCGAACGCTCCGAAACCGAAGGGGTCGATATTATTTTGGCAATCGATGTATCGGGATCGATGTTGTCGTTGGACTTCAAACCCCAAAATCGGTTGGAGGCGGCGAAAGAAGCGGCGAAGCAGTTTGTCGCCGGTCGACCGAACGACCGGGTCGGGTTGGTAGTCTTTTCCAAGGAAGCATATACCCAGTGCCCATTGACGACCGATCATGTTGTACTTAACAAAATGATCGATTTTACCAAAGTCCGTGAATTAGAAGAGGATGGAACCGCCATTGGTGCAGGTCTAACCGTGGCATTGGCGCGGTTGGAGACAAGTAAAGCCCCTTCCAAAATCATCATTTTGCTGACCGATGGTGTGAACAACCAAATGGTATTCCCTCCGATAGATGCCGCTGAGAAGGCAAAGCAGATGAATGTCAAAGTTTATACCGTTGGTGTCGGGAAAATGGGGGAAGCGCCATATCCCGTACCCACACCGATGGGAATTCAGATGATGATGGTCCCCGTTGAGATCGATGAAGTTTTGTTAAATCAAATAGCGGATCAAACCGGTGGTACCTATAATCGTGCTACCGATCCGAAGACCTTAAAAACGATTTATACGAAAATTGACCAGATGGAACGCTATAAAATTGAAGGTGTTAAGTGGCGTAGAGTCGAAGACCGCTTTCACTGGTTTGTTCTTATTGCTTTATTATTCTTGAGTATTGAATTGGCTCTCCGCTCCTCAATTTACCGGACAGCTCAGTAGAAGTATTGAAATATGTTACAGTTTGGTCACGAAATCCTTCTATATTTTCTTTGGCTACCGATTCTGGTTGGAATCGCCGGGTATTGGTGGCAGCTTCGTCAAAATAAGTATTTACAAGCGAATGTACCGTTAGCTGTTCGGTTGATCCCCGGTTGGCAGAGTAGAAAGTTCGGGTGGGAGTGGTTCTTACTTAGTGCGGGAATTGTATTTGTAATGATAGGTTGGTCTGACCCCAGGATGGGAACGAAAGTAGAGACCGTCGAACGGAAAGGGGCGGATGTTGTTGTCATCTTAGACCTTTCCAAATCCATGAATTGTGTCGATGTGTCTCCTAGCCGACTTGATCTCGCTAAGTATAAGTTAAATCGTTTACTGGACAAACTAACCAATGATCGTATCTCATTGGTGTTTGTCTCCAGTCGGCCATTCTTACAAATTCCTTTTACGATTGATGCAAGTATTGTTAGAACATGGCTCCAAGCTGCCGATACGGATGTTCTTCCGGGCGGTGGAACCGATATTG
It encodes the following:
- a CDS encoding VWA domain-containing protein, with amino-acid sequence MIHWDQPEAFLLFVLVAAWLWFEWRVGRFREPSLRVPAFQPIRSIVNGNSDAGRKLILFLRTLAVIALVLAIARPQTVSGGERSETEGVDIILAIDVSGSMLSLDFKPQNRLEAAKEAAKQFVAGRPNDRVGLVVFSKEAYTQCPLTTDHVVLNKMIDFTKVRELEEDGTAIGAGLTVALARLETSKAPSKIIILLTDGVNNQMVFPPIDAAEKAKQMNVKVYTVGVGKMGEAPYPVPTPMGIQMMMVPVEIDEVLLNQIADQTGGTYNRATDPKTLKTIYTKIDQMERYKIEGVKWRRVEDRFHWFVLIALLFLSIELALRSSIYRTAQ